From Mus musculus strain C57BL/6J chromosome 17, GRCm38.p6 C57BL/6J, the proteins below share one genomic window:
- the Txndc2 gene encoding thioredoxin domain-containing protein 2 isoform X1 has product MFKKDKQKNKDKGLDMNSVQAGAPEESDMTLNNGGKANERGSNENPLQALSKNEAFLVPEFLDTAQSKEKAIASKVSNTLHMSTEESEFPQQVSSTPMFSENTVHPRHEVSPKPSSKNTQLKQENISKSSGYSKQTNYSNTPKSLAKTTHPKQGSTLKPATNSTHYREDDIPKSSEDIIQPKKGDRPKSSEDIIQSKKEDRPKSSEDIIQSKKEDRPKSSEDIIQSKKEDRPKSSEDIIQSKKEDRPKSSEDIIQPKKEDRPKSSEDSVPSKKGDRPKSSEDSVQPKKEDRPKSSEDSVQSKEGEVHKPLKDSIQSKETKVPKSPQDSIQSKEDKTHRPLKDSVQSKESEEPKSSHESIQSKEDKIHKPLKDSIPSKEGDIPKSPEDTIQSQEEITASEEDTIQSQEGNTIKSSEEDVQLSESKLLGLGAEIETLEEGLVRVIKDKEEFEEVLKDAGEKLVAVDFSAAWCGPCRMMKPLFHSLSLKHEDVIFLEVDTEDCEQLVQDCEIFHLPTFQFYKNEEKVGEFSGALVGKLERSISELK; this is encoded by the coding sequence AAAATCCATTACAGGCTTTATCCAAAAATGAGGCTTTTCTGGTCCCAGAGTTCTTGGATACAGCCCAGTCCAAAGAGAAGGCCATTGCTTCCAAGGTCAGCAATACACTTCATATGTCCACAGAAGAGTCTGAGTTCCCGCAGCAAGTTAGTAGCACCCCCATGTTTTCAGAGAATACCGTCCATCCCAGACATGAAGTTAGCCCCAAGCCTTCATCAAAAAACACTCAGCTGAAACaggaaaatatttctaaatccTCGGGCTACTCCAAGCAGACCAACTATAGCAACACTCCCAAGTCCTTGGCAAAAACCACCCATCCCAAACAGGGGAGCACCCTCAAGCCTGCAACGAACAGCACCCATTACAGGGAGGATGACATTCCCAAGTCCTCAGAAGACATCATCCAACCCAAGAAAGGGGACAGGCCCAAGTCCTCAGAAGACATCATCCAATCCAAGAAAGAGGACAGGCCCAAGTCCTCAGAAGACATCATCCAATCCAAGAAAGAGGACAGGCCCAAGTCCTCAGAAGACATCATCCAATCCAAGAAAGAGGACAGGCCCAAGTCCTCAGAAGACATCATCCAATCCAAGAAAGAGGACAGGCCCAAGTCCTCAGAAGACATCATCCAACCCAAGAAAGAGGACAGGCCCAAGTCCTCAGAAGACAGCGTCCCATCCAAGAAAGGGGACAGGCCCAAGTCCTCAGAAGACAGCGTCCAACCCAAGAAAGAGGACAGGCCCAAGTCCTCAGAAGACAGCGTCCAATCCAAGGAAGGTGAAGTCCACAAGCCCTTAAAAGACAGCATTCAGTCCAAGGAGACTAAAGTCCCTAAGTCCCCACAGGACTCAATCCAGTCCAAAGAGGATAAAACCCACAGGCCCTTAAAGGACAGCGTTCAGTCAAAGGAGAGTGAAGAACCTAAGTCCTCCCATGAATCCATCCAGTCCAAGGAGGATAAAATCCATAAGCCTTTAAAAGATAGCATCCCATCTAAGGAGGGAGATATTCCCAAGTCCCCAGAAGATACCATCCAGTCCCAGGAAGAAATCACCGCGTCCGAAGAAGACACCATCCAGTCCCAGGAAGGTAACACTATCAAGTCTTCAGAAGAAGATGTGCAGCTCTCAGAGAGCAAACTCTTAGGCCTTGGAGCAGAAATAGAGACCCTGGAGGAAGGCTTGGTGAGAGTGATCAAAGACAAGGAGGAATTTGAGGAGGTGCTCAAAGACGCTGGAGAGAAGCTGGTGGCTGTGGATTTCTCAGCCGCTTGGTGTGGCCCCTGCAGAATGATGAAGCCACTCTTCCATTCCCTGTCTTTGAAGCACGAGGATGTGATATTCTTGGAGGTGGACACTGAGGATTGTGAGCAGCTGGTGCAAGACTGTGAGATCTTTCACCTCCCGACTTTCCAGTTTTATAAAAACGAAGAAAAGGTGGGTGAATTTTCTGGTGCCCTTGTGGGAAAACTCGAAAGAAGCATTTCAGAATTAAAGTAA
- the Txndc2 gene encoding thioredoxin domain-containing protein 2 isoform 1 (isoform 1 is encoded by transcript variant 1): MDLAIEEMFKKDKQKNKDKGLDMNSVQAGAPEESDMTLNNGGKANERGSNENPLQALSKNEAFLVPEFLDTAQSKEKAIASKVSNTLHMSTEESEFPQQVSSTPMFSENTVHPRHEVSPKPSSKNTQLKQENISKSSGYSKQTNYSNTPKSLAKTTHPKQGSTLKPATNSTHYREDDIPKSSEDIIQPKKGDRPKSSEDIIQSKKEDRPKSSEDIIQSKKEDRPKSSEDIIQSKKEDRPKSSEDIIQSKKEDRPKSSEDIIQPKKEDRPKSSEDSVPSKKGDRPKSSEDSVQPKKEDRPKSSEDSVQSKEGEVHKPLKDSIQSKETKVPKSPQDSIQSKEDKTHRPLKDSVQSKESEEPKSSHESIQSKEDKIHKPLKDSIPSKEGDIPKSPEDTIQSQEEITASEEDTIQSQEGNTIKSSEEDVQLSESKLLGLGAEIETLEEGLVRVIKDKEEFEEVLKDAGEKLVAVDFSAAWCGPCRMMKPLFHSLSLKHEDVIFLEVDTEDCEQLVQDCEIFHLPTFQFYKNEEKVGEFSGALVGKLERSISELK, translated from the coding sequence AAAATCCATTACAGGCTTTATCCAAAAATGAGGCTTTTCTGGTCCCAGAGTTCTTGGATACAGCCCAGTCCAAAGAGAAGGCCATTGCTTCCAAGGTCAGCAATACACTTCATATGTCCACAGAAGAGTCTGAGTTCCCGCAGCAAGTTAGTAGCACCCCCATGTTTTCAGAGAATACCGTCCATCCCAGACATGAAGTTAGCCCCAAGCCTTCATCAAAAAACACTCAGCTGAAACaggaaaatatttctaaatccTCGGGCTACTCCAAGCAGACCAACTATAGCAACACTCCCAAGTCCTTGGCAAAAACCACCCATCCCAAACAGGGGAGCACCCTCAAGCCTGCAACGAACAGCACCCATTACAGGGAGGATGACATTCCCAAGTCCTCAGAAGACATCATCCAACCCAAGAAAGGGGACAGGCCCAAGTCCTCAGAAGACATCATCCAATCCAAGAAAGAGGACAGGCCCAAGTCCTCAGAAGACATCATCCAATCCAAGAAAGAGGACAGGCCCAAGTCCTCAGAAGACATCATCCAATCCAAGAAAGAGGACAGGCCCAAGTCCTCAGAAGACATCATCCAATCCAAGAAAGAGGACAGGCCCAAGTCCTCAGAAGACATCATCCAACCCAAGAAAGAGGACAGGCCCAAGTCCTCAGAAGACAGCGTCCCATCCAAGAAAGGGGACAGGCCCAAGTCCTCAGAAGACAGCGTCCAACCCAAGAAAGAGGACAGGCCCAAGTCCTCAGAAGACAGCGTCCAATCCAAGGAAGGTGAAGTCCACAAGCCCTTAAAAGACAGCATTCAGTCCAAGGAGACTAAAGTCCCTAAGTCCCCACAGGACTCAATCCAGTCCAAAGAGGATAAAACCCACAGGCCCTTAAAGGACAGCGTTCAGTCAAAGGAGAGTGAAGAACCTAAGTCCTCCCATGAATCCATCCAGTCCAAGGAGGATAAAATCCATAAGCCTTTAAAAGATAGCATCCCATCTAAGGAGGGAGATATTCCCAAGTCCCCAGAAGATACCATCCAGTCCCAGGAAGAAATCACCGCGTCCGAAGAAGACACCATCCAGTCCCAGGAAGGTAACACTATCAAGTCTTCAGAAGAAGATGTGCAGCTCTCAGAGAGCAAACTCTTAGGCCTTGGAGCAGAAATAGAGACCCTGGAGGAAGGCTTGGTGAGAGTGATCAAAGACAAGGAGGAATTTGAGGAGGTGCTCAAAGACGCTGGAGAGAAGCTGGTGGCTGTGGATTTCTCAGCCGCTTGGTGTGGCCCCTGCAGAATGATGAAGCCACTCTTCCATTCCCTGTCTTTGAAGCACGAGGATGTGATATTCTTGGAGGTGGACACTGAGGATTGTGAGCAGCTGGTGCAAGACTGTGAGATCTTTCACCTCCCGACTTTCCAGTTTTATAAAAACGAAGAAAAGGTGGGTGAATTTTCTGGTGCCCTTGTGGGAAAACTCGAAAGAAGCATTTCAGAATTAAAGTAA